In the Arachis ipaensis cultivar K30076 chromosome B04, Araip1.1, whole genome shotgun sequence genome, TTTTTCATCGAATTAATTTTAGGtatctataatttaattaaattctcGATTAGCAACTTTAACTTATAAAGTTTGTAAATAGATTCAATTAGATATTGAGTAACTattgttattgtttttttttcttctagaAAAAGGAATATTCAATTGGATGTTGCACTtgtacaatttattttttaaaataaaaaactatatcTACAAGTTTTTGGTCATGGACTAGAAACCCAAATCAACTGGCCCATAATGAATTCTGACGCAGGCCCTTTCTGTTTAATCTCTATGATCTGCTATTATCCCTATGAATTGTAACATTGGATGGAATGAATAATTTTCAATGCATATGTAAATACTTGCTTTGTTCCTTACTTCCTTATGATCTGCTGCAGCTCACGGCACCGCTCTCGTCGTTACTTGCATTTCTTTGCCAAAATCATCCAGGTTCCTTGGCAAGATGCCCAGTTTCACACGTTCAAGGAGGTTCGGTTTCGTTCTCTTCTTAAGCCCTTACCCTAGATTTTGTTGTGCGTAGCTGTCTGGATTTTCGTTTCTGgtaattttattttgctttagtTGTGAAATGTATTTGCTGCTTGTGAATTGTGATGTTGGATGAGGTAATTGAGCAATGAATTTTTTTTCACCAATACTGAATTGATTACACTCATTTGAACACTTCTTCCTGTAAGGGAGCATCAAAACCGCAATTCAGGCTGGGTCAGCATTGGCATTCACCTCTGCATTGATTGATTTTAGAGGTCAGAGAATAAAACATGATTCTCATAAGGAGTATGCTGCCTACAACTCTGCATTGATGAAAACTATTAAGGGTGCAACAACTGGTTTAATTTCTGGCACCATCTGGGTACTGTTGTTGCCACCTGGAATCATGTTCCTCGTGTTGAGAGAAACGTTGCTCTTCCGGGCCTCATAAGAACTTTGAAGATGATGGGCAACTATGCATTGACCTTTGTTGCCATAGGAGGAGTCTACATTGGTGTTAAGCAGTTGGTGCAGAACGCTAGGATGAAGAGGGATCTTGTCAATGGTGGTGTAGGTGTGCAACTGTTCTGGGTTACAAAGGTAGCCTTTTGCTCCAAACTATTTATCTCTGTTAGACCATAATTTGCATATGTTAAATCTATATCTTGAAATCTCACTTATGGAATGTCGATGAAAATGGTGAACAGAACTCAATGATGCTTTGATGGCTTTCCCCTATAATCTAATTAGATGTGATAGTGAAGTATCATATAAGGAAATCCAGTTCCTTTGTATGTGAATGTTGTGTGTGCGTGTGCCCCCATCAACaaaatcctcctcctcctccttttcaaGTTACGTTGCTTGTGTGTATTCGTGAGTTTTCATATTTGTTTCTTTATGATTTGTGTTTGGGTCCGATGTGTTTTTATTCATATCCTTAATGTCAATTCTGAAATCACAGAAGCTTAAAGTGACATTTGTGCCCTTTTTTTTTGCTGTCTTCAGTGATCTGTTTCATTCAGATCCAATAATACTTGCTTGATAGCTGATGTTATGTGAACTTgaaccttatttttttttttcgctgACATTTAGTTGTATTcccttattttcattatttttccgtGAAGCTCCTAAGTTGTTCGTTTTCCATTCCAACCAagaaattttcttgttcttaaagCCCACAATGTCTTGTAGCCATAGCTTAAGGCCTAAGCATAATGTATCTGTTAGCGGTTGTAGTTCAAATGAAACCTTTATTGCTAACTAATtgaaacttttcttttaattaatttctgGTGGAAAGAATGAGAATTATAGAATGCCATGATAAAGTTAGCTGTATTTTTCGTTGCTTGGGGCTATGTTAGTTATTATTGTAATGCTTATTCAGCCTTAAAATTTGTTTTACATAGATGGTTGGTCAGTTAATGTGTCTGCAAATACTGGCACTGGAAGAAGTCAATATGTGAATGCTGGAGAACTAAGTGGCAGCACTTCTTCACATGAAGGACTTAACAAGCTGATAAACATAGGGGTGTTAGCTTTAACACTGATTTGATACATAGTGATCTTATAGCGTATATAAACATTGTGGGAGCATAGAACTAAGATATATTTTTTCCTATGTAAATTCTCTTGCCGGTACATATTTATTTGTCGCAATCGGCCAAAACCAAACCCACATTTAGTATTTTGAATGTTGCTTCTTGTGCTTCATTTACGCAGTGTTATTGGTTGGTTTGTCCAAATTAGCTATAGCTGATTCTGTTGGATACTATCAGACATGTAGAATcagttcattaatttttattaattttttgcagTATTGTAAATTTATTGACAGATTCAATCGCACAATCGCAGATAGTTATACAATAGTTTTAAAATAACATAGCCCTGAATGTTCTTCACTTTTGAAATTAATTTCTCAAGCTAAAATAGTTTAATTTCTCAAGCTACACTTATAAAatagttttaatataaatttgTCAAGCGTCTATATTTTGTTATTTCCTTTTAATGATTTGTTAGCGTTTAGAAAAATGAAAGCTTAAAATTTCATGCTGACAAACAAGGTTTTCGAGTTACATTTTATAATCATATGCTAAGGAAAGCCTTATTAAttattatgcttttttttttctcattaatTCCAAAAAAAAGTATAGTCTAATTTTGATATGTAAATAGTATCTTCCAAACCGTGTTTCACTTTTTATATGACAGAACACTTGCAAGAGTAAATACTTCAGAACATAATAAAGCATTACTGTCACTTTAAACCAATTAAATAAAATGGAACAAAAATAATTTGACACTAAATAATTAGAACAGTAATTTGCAGGAATATAAAGTAAAAAACTAACATCAAgatcaaatcaaattaatgaaTAAATTATCTGAAACATTCAGATTTCAGCCATCACATCGCAGTGTCATTCAAGGGCGGATAGATCCAACTTTTTGATATCTGAAAATTTAAGAAAACATAACCAATGAAACAAGGGCAATGGAATGCCAACTTTTTGATATCTTGGACTAACCAATAATCTCAGTTTCCCACCTAATCGTTATGTTTTACCATCATGAATCTATCTTTATTCCTCATCTTTATGAGACCTAGATAAAACATTAAACTTGTGCTTAGTTAAATCAGATCAAACATTAGTACTTTAGTTTACTCTACTGATCGAATGACATCTATCAAAGAAAAAGTGATGTTTTACCTAAGAAGAGTTAAGCTTTTGATTGTCTATCATGTGGTTTTCATTCAACTGCATTTATCATACATAATTTTGCTAGTTGCTTAGCGCTTTATGTAATTTGTCTTGTGTTGGAGCCCTTAAACTCTGGCGTTTTCTTAATGTGTTtcctttacatttcttgctcccTCATGCTGTACTTTTGCATTTTCAATTGGAGGTGAAATGGTATCGGTAACTCAGAGTgttgtgtgagagagagagagagagatgaagcTTAGATGAATGAATAAGAGAATGAGAATGTGATTATTGTGTAGCAGTTACAGCTGATAAGAGTTTATATACATATGTTGAGACATGTGACTTGCTGCACCTGTTACCACTAATTAGTTGCTAACTAATTGCTAAGTGACTCTAACAAACTTCTGTTATTCTGTTCTATTATCCTGTCATTCCCCCTCAAACTTAACGATTGAGGTTGCTCAATCTTGAGTTTGGATCGAAAAGTTGCAAACCATGAGGAGCTTACTGCCTTAGTCATGACATCGGCAATTTGAGCATCTCCAGGGATATGATGAATCTGGACTCGCCCTTTGGCTACATGGTCTCGCACCAAATGGAGATCAATCTCAAAATGCTTTGAGCGAGAATGAAGCACAGGATTTGCGGACATTAACACAACACCTGCATTGTCACAATACACTTTGGGGGTAGGTACAAGAATGTGAATTTCACCAAGTAGATTTCGAATCCAGAGCAGCTCGGCTACCACATTGGCAATGCCACGGTACTCAGCCTCTGTGCTGGAACGAGATACTGCAGCCTGCTTCTTTGAGCACCAAGAAACAGGGTTCGGCCCAAACATGACACAATAGCCAGCAGTGGATTTGCGATCCTCAATGTCTGAGGCCCAATCAGAGTCAGTATATCCTGTAAGGATCAACTCAGTAGCTTTGCGCAGATGAAGCCCCATGGTCCTTGTGCCTTGCAGATACCTGAGGATACGCTTTACCGCCTTCCAATGCTTATCCAGCGGAGCTTGCATAAATTGGCAGACTTTGTTGACGCAGAACGCAATTTCAGGCCTGGTGACAGTGAGGTATTGGAGGCTTCCAACAACAGATCTGTACAGGCTCACATGCTCAAATGGCACACCATCTGTGGATGTCAACTTCAAGTTAGAAGTCATAGGGGTAGCAGCTGTAAACCCCGattaattagtagataattagtcaataaattagtttttaataaggaagattagaaatacgaatattatatcaaattaggatagagctcattgaaacaaaaattttaacactaatttcgaagaaaacggtccaagattggaccaaaCGGGCCAAACCGATTGAACCGGACCTGAACTGGGTTGTTGGTCCAACCGGACCAACACATTAAATGAGCCCGAAAGCCCCTTTCTTCTTTATTTCACTTGCAGCAGCGTGAAAAGCCCCAGGGAGAAGAATACTCCCGAACCCCCTACGGCAAATTTTCAACTCCCATAACTTCTCCGTctgagctccaatcgccgcaccgtttacggccacgcgttcaccgcgtcgagctctacgtttctactggaacaatttcataggtaacttgtTATTTCACCTCGGTCTCTTCTTTCCcccaatttttgaaatttgagaaggaatgttgaatttctttaatttctggtgttttaggatccaattagcttgagggaaatgttcactcttgcttatgtgaagcttgggtaaggtgagaataCATTTGCTACCAATTGCACGTCTGTTCGGAGGCAGAGCAGTGAGCTGCCAGGTACTGTTCTTCATCAATGCTGCATATTCGTCTTCCATTGCTTGTCGCCAATGTGGTATTGTCATGGCTTCTTGGAGTGTAGTTCAGAATTGAAGAGTTTTGGTTTGGTGATGCCGTTCTTGGCACGGGTAGTCATGGAATGAGTGTTAGATGGTGCAGAGAGTGTGGAGACAGCTGCAGGTCTTGAAGGGTTGATGGAATTAGTGGTGTTGGTATGTGAATTGCTAACTTGATAGGCCAAATCTATAGATTGGGGATCTGAGTTAATAGATTGGTGAGGAAGAACTGAACTAGGCAAGGTGGAATGAATGAGAGGGATAGTTGGGAGGGTGGAGGATAAGGGTGATTCTGGAGAAGGTAATGAACGAGGAGTAAAGCCAAGAGTTGGGTCTTTGAAGGGAAAATGATATTCTTGAAATGTGACATTTCTTGTGATAAGAATCTTGCCATTTGTTTTGAGGCATTTGAACCCCTTGTNNNNNNNNNNNNNNNNNNNNNNNNNNNNNNNNNNNNNNNNNNNNNNNNNNNNNNNNNNNNNNNNNNNNNNNNNNNNNNNNNNNNNNNNNNNNNNNNNNNNNNNNNNNNNNNNNNNNNNNNNNNNNNNNNNNNNNNNNNNNNNNNNNNNNNNNNNNNNNNNNNNNNNNNNNNNNNNNNNNNNNNNNNNNNNNNNNNNNNNNNNNNNNNNNNNNNNNNNNNNNNNNNNNNNNNNNNNNNNNNNNNNNNNNNNNNNNNNNNNNNNNNNNNNNNNNNNNNNNNNNNNNNNNNNNNNNNNNNNNNNNNNNNNNNNNNNNNNNNNNNNNNNNNNNNNNNNNNNNNNNNNNNNNNNNNNNNNNNNNNNNNNNNNNNNNNNNNNNNNNNNNNNNNNNNNNNNNNNNNNNNNNNNNNNNNNNNNNNNNNNNNNNNNNNNNNNNNNNNNNNNNNNNNNNNNNNNNNNNNNNNNNNNNNNNNNNNNNNNNNNNNNNNNNNNNNNNNNNNNNNNNNNNNNNNNNNNNNNNNNNNNNNNNNNNNNNNNNNNNNNNNNNNNNNNNNNNNNNNNNNNNNNNNNNNNNNNNNNNNNNNNNNNNNNNNNNNNNNNNNNNNNNNNNNNNNNNNNNNNNNNNNNNNNNNNNNNNNNNNNNNNNNNNNNNNNNNNNNNNNNNNNNNNNNNNNNNNNNNNNNNNNNNNNNNNNNNNNNNNNNNNNNNNNNNNNNNNNNNNNNNNNNNNNNNNNNNNNNNNNNNNNNNNNNNNNNNNNNNNNNNNNNNNNNNNNNNNNNNNNNNNNNNNNNNNNNNNNNNNNNNNNNNNNNNNNNNNNNNNNNNNNNNNNNNNNNNNNNNNNNNNNNNNNNNNNNNNNNNNNNNNNNNNNNNNNNNNNNNNNNNNNNNNNNNNNNNNNNNNNNNNNNNNNNNNNNNNNNNNNNNNNNNNNNNNNNNNNNNNNNNNNNNNNNNNNNNNNNNNNNNNNNNNNNNNNNNNNNNNNNNNNNNNNNNNNNNNNNNNNNNNNNNNNNNNNNNNNNNNNNNNNNNNNNNNNNNNNNNNNNNNNNNNNNNNNNNNNNNNNNNNNNNNNNNNNNNNNNNNNNNNNNNNNNNNNNNNNNNNNNNNNNNNNNNNNNNNNNNNNNNNNNNNNNNNNNNNNNNNNNNNNNNNNNNNNNNNNNNNNNNNNNNNNNNNNNNNNNNNNNNNNNNNNNNNNNNNNNNNNNNNNNNNNNNNNNNNNNNNNNNNNNNNNNNNNNNNNNNNNNNNNNNNNNNNNNNNNNNNNNNNNNNNNNNNNNNNNNNNNNNNNNNNNNNNNNNNNNNNNNNNNNNNNNNNNNNNNNNNNNNNNNNNNNNNNNNNNNNNNNNNNNNNNNNNNNNNNNNNNNNNNNNNNNNNNNNNNNNNNNNNNNNNNNNNNNNNNNNNNNNNNNNNNNNNNNNNNNNNNNNNNNNNNNNNNNNNNNNNNNNNNNNNNNNNNNNNNNNNNNNNNNNNNNNNNNNNNNNNNNNNNNNNNNNNNNNNNNNNNNNNNNNNNNNNNNNNNNNNNNNNNNNNNNNNNNNNNNNNNNNNNNNNNNNNNNNNNNNNNNNNNNNNNNNNNNNNNNNNNNNNNNNNNNNNNNNNNNNNNNNNNNNNNNNNNNNNNNNNNNNNNNNNNNNNNNNNNNNNNNNNNNNNNNNNNNNNNNNNNNNNNNNNNNNNNNNNNNNNNNNNNNNNNNNNNNNNNNNNNNNNNNNNNNNNNNNNNNNNNNNNNNNNNNNNNNNNNNNNNNNNNNNNNNNNNNNNNNNNNNNNNNNNNNNNNNNNNNNNNNNNNNNNNNNNNNNNNNNNNNNNNNNNNNNNNNNNNNNNNNNNNNNNNNNNNNNNNNNNNNNNNNNNNNNNNNNNNNNNNNNNNNNNNNNNNNNNNNNNNNNNNNNNNNNNNNNNNNNNNNNNNNNNNNNNNNNNNNNNNNNNNNNNNNNNNNNNNNNNNNNNNNNNNNNNNNNNNNNNNNNNNNNNNNNNNNNNNNNNNNNNNNNNNNNNNNNNNNNNNNNNNNNNNNNNNNNNNNNNNNNNNNNNNNNNNNNNNNNNNNNNNNNNNNNNNNNNNNNNNNNNNNNNNNNNNNNNNNNNNNNNNNNNNNNNNNNNNNNNNNNNNNNNNNNNNNNNNNNNNNNNNNNNNNNNNNNNNNNNGCATCAGGCCAATACTGAACAGGCACTGCTGCTTCTGCCAACAATGTGAGCCCCATGGTTGTGATGTGCTTGTGCTTTCTTTCTGCTACACCATTCTGTTGGTGAACGTGTGGACAagagaacctatgcacaattccTTCAGATCTCAAGTAGTTAGATAAACACAAAAATTCTTTTGCATTATCAGATTGTAATGCTTTTATCCTAGTACCTAATTGGAGTTCCACCATTTTCTTAAAAGCAAGGAAGACAGAAAAAATTTGTGATCTACTTTGAAGAATATAAATCCATGTAAATTTGGAAAATGCATCAATAAAGTGAATGTAATAACGTGAGCCATTTATTGAAGGGACAGGGGAGGGACCCCAAATGTCTGTGTACAACAATTCTAAAGGCGCAGAAAAAGTTGAGGAAGAAGTGGGGAAAGGAAGCTGTTGGGATTTCCACATACAGCAAGAGCTACAAAGTGATGAGGGAATTTGATAGGGTATTTTACAATTATTAAGAATCTTGGACAGAATTTGAGAAGAAGGGTGACCTAATCTCCTGTGCCACAGCTTGAAGTTGGATAATTTCTGCACATGGGCAGTGAGTGCAGCTGGGCTTaggttttgtgctttagcttggcCAAAACTATATAGACCCTGCTTAACAGTTCCTTGGAGGAGCGTCTCCTTGGAATCCTGACATTTCACCAAACACTTGTTAGGATGAAATTCAAGCCATACATTATTATCACAAACGAATTGATGAACACTTAAAAGATTCTTCGTGAGTTCAAGAACGTGTAGCAATTTGTTTAGGGTAAAAACGTGCTTTGAAGAAAATGGTTTTAAGACGGAACTTCCAATATTAGATATTTGTAAGGCATTACCATCACCCACAATTACTTGCTCATTGCCATTGTAGCATGTAAATTCAGAGAAGTTGCTTCTGTCAGGAGTCATGTGGTGTGTTGCACCAGAATCCGGGTACCAATTTGGATCATAAACTGTTGCTTGATCTAGAGGAATGTTGCTCGTAGCAATATTAGCACTAGTTCTTCCAGTTGACTGAGTGCTTCCACCTCCACTACTGTTCTGATTATTGTATCTATACCAGTAATCACGAGCACTGTGACCTGCCTTGTCGCACACTTGACAGACTATTCTATCATAATTTCTTCCATAGCTGCCATAGTTTCCTCTTCCTCGTCACGGATTTGCTCGACCAGAGTTCATTATGCCATTTCCTCATCCTCTTTGCAAGAAACTGCCTCTATTGCTTGAAAAATTCCTATATCCTTCTCTATCACCATAGATAGATTCAGAATTGTATCTGCGCTGTTGAAACGGATGAAACTGTGCAACATTTGCCATCATTGGTTCTGCTTTCTTGAATTTCTCTAACCATTCTTCTTGTGCCATCAGCATTGCTTCTAACGCTCCAATTTGAAGAGGCGTGTCTCTAGTGTTGATTGATGTGATAAAGGAGCTATATTCTTCAGAGAGGCCTTCAAGAATGGCTTCAACATGTGCTGATTCATCAATTTGAGCTCCTACTGACACTAATGCATCCACagttttctttatttctaacAAGTAATTTTCCATTGTGCCTTCTTTCTTTGTGTTGCTGAGCTTTGCTCTCAATTGCCTGACCTTGGCTTTCATTTGTGCAGCGAAAAAGTCCTGAAGTCTCTGCCAGATCTGATGAGAGGTTGTACATCCTACCATTCTTGCTGCAAATGACGGAGTCATTGAGGCTAGGAGCCAGGTTTTCAAGAAAGAATCTTGCCTCTTCCAGATCTTGAATTCTGCAGTTACTATGCCATTTCTTTTATCTTCTTCTAATCGAAATTGTGTTGGAACATTCACTCCATTGATGAAATCCACAAGCTCATGAGCTTCGATGGAGGCTTCAGCTTGATCCTTCCAAGGAAAATAGTTTTCCTCATCTAACTTGATTGAAATCGGAATTGAAAAATTGTNNNNNNNNNNNNNNNNNNNNNNNNNNNNNNNNNNNNNNNNNNNNNNNNNNNNNNNNNNNNNNNNNNNNNNNNNNNNNNNNNNNNNNNNNNNNNNNNNNNNNNNNNNNNNNNNNNNNNNNNNNNNNNNNNNNNNNNNNNNNNNNNNNNNNNNNNNNNNNNNNNNNNNNNNNNNNNNNNNNNNNNNNNNNNNNNNNNNNNNNNNNNNNNNNNNNNNNNNNNNNNNNNNNNNNNNNNNNNNNNNNNNNNNNNNNNNNNNNNNNNNNNNNNNNNNNNNNNNNNNNNNNNNNNNNNNNNNNNNNNNNNNNNNNNNNNNNNNNNNNNNNNNNNNNNNNNNNNNNNNNNNNNNNNNNNNNNNNNNNNNNNNNNNNNNNNNNNNNNNNNNNNNNNNNNNNNNNNNNNNNNNNNNNNNNNNNNNNNNNNNNNNNNNNNNNNNNNNNNNNNNNNNNNNNNNNNNNNNNNNNNNNNNNNNNNNNNNNNNNNNNNNNNNNNNNNNNNNNNNNNNNNNNNNNNNNNNNNNNNNNNNNNNNNNNNNNNNNNNNNNNNNNNNNNNNNNNNNNNNNNNNNNNNNNNNNNNNNNNNNNNNNNNNNNNNNNNNNNNNNNNNNNNNNNNNNNNNNNNNNNNNNNNNNNNNNNNNNNNNNNNNNNNNNNNNNNNNNNNNNNNNNNNNNNNNNNNNNNNNNNNNNNNNNNNNNNNNNNNNNNNNNNNNNNNNNNNNNNNNNNNNNNNNNNNNNNNNNNNNNNNNNNNNNNNNNNNNNNNNNNNNNNNNNNNNNNNNNNNNNNNNNNNNNNNNNNNNNNNNNNNNNNNNNNNNNNNNNNNNNNNNNNNNNNNNNNNNNNNNNNNNNNNNNNNNNNNNNNNNNNNNNNNNNNNNNNNNNNNNNNNNNNNNNNNNNNNNNNNNNNNNNNNNNNNNNNNNNNNNNNNNNNNNNNNNNNNNNNNNNNNNNNNNNNNNNNNNNNNNNNNNNNNNNNNNNNNNNNNNNNNNNNNNNNNNNNNNNNNNNNNNNNNNNNNNNNNNNNNNNNNNNNNNNNNNNNNNNNNNNNNNNNNNNNNNNNNNNNNNNNNNNNNNNNNNNNNNNNNNNNNNNNNNNNNNNNAGGAGAATCCCAGAGTGTATAGTGCTGCCCTTAGAGTATTAAACCAGGATCTGGGTGTCTGCTTTAGACCATAAAGCGACCTAGTTAGTTTGCACACAACCTCCGAGCCACCAATTTCAAAGCCTTGCGGCTGTCTCATATATACTTCTTCTTGCAGGCTCCCATTCAAGAATGCATTATTCACATCAAGTTGAGTTAGGGGCAGTGATTTTGTAATGCTAGAGTGAGAATAACTTGAATAGGGGCTGGCTTGACAACAGGGCTAAAGGTCTCCTTGAAGTCTATGCCTGGCCTTTGATTGAAGCCCTGAGCAACAAGTCGGGCTTTAAATTTGTTGATGGAACCATCTGGATTCTGTTTAACACGAAACACCCATTTGCTACCAATTGCACGTCTGTTCGGAGGCAGAGCGGTGAGCTGCCAGGTACTGTTCTTTATCAATGCTGCATATTCGTCTTCCATTGCTTGTCGCCAATGTGGTATTGTCATGGCTTCTTGGAGTGTAGTTTAGAATTGAAGAGTTTTGGTTTGGTGATACCGTTCTTGGCACGGGTAGTCATGGAATGAGTGTTAGATAGTGCAGAGAGTGTGGAGACAGCTGCAGGTCTTGAAGGGTTGATGGAATTAGTGGTGTTGGTATGTGAATTGCTAACTTGATAGGCCAAATCTATAGATTGGGGATCTGAGTTAATAGATTGGTGAGGAAGAACTGAACTAGGCAAGGTGGAATGAATGAGAGGGATAGTTGGGAGGGTGGAGGATAAGGGTGATTCTGGAGAAGGTAATGAACGAGGAGTAAAGCCAAGAGTTGGGTCTTTGAAGGGAAAATGATCTTCTTGAAATATGACATTTCTTGTGATAAGAATCTTGCCATCTGTTTTGAGGCATTTGAACCCCTTGTGGTGAATTGCTGGGCTAAGATAGACACAGGGCTCAGACCTGAATTGCAGCTTGTGTTTGTTGTAAGGGCGAGTGTTAGGGAAGCATAAGCAGCCAAATACCTTCACCATTTGAAGAGAGGAAACTTTGCCAAACAATTTACAGCTTGGAAATTGGAAATTTAACATTGGTGTAGGCAGTAGGTTTATTAAGGTTGCAGCAGTCATGAAGGCATCAGGCCAATACTGAACAGGCACTGCTGCTTCTGCCAACAATGTGAGCCCCATGGTTGTGATGTGCTTGTGCTTTCTTTCTGCTACACCATTCTGTTGGTGAACGTGTGGACAagagaacctatgcacaattccttcagacctcaaGTAGTTAGATAAACACAAAAATTCTTTTGCATTATCAGATTGTAATGCTTTTATCCTAGTACCTAATTGGAGTTCCACCATTTTCTTAAAAGCAAGGAAGACAGAATAAATTTGTGATCTACTTTGAAGAATATAAATCCATGTAAATTTGGAAAATGCATCAATAAAGTGAATGTAATAACGTGAGCCATTTATTGAAGGGACAGGGGAGGGACCCCAAATGTCTGTGTACAACAATTCTAAAGGCGCAGAAAAAGTTGAGGAAGAAGTGGGGAAAGGAAGCTGTTGGGATTTCCCCATACAGCAAGAGCTACAAAGTGATGAGGGAATTTGATAGGGTATTTTACAATTATTAAGAATCTTGGACAGAATTTGAGAAGAAGGGTGACCTAATCTCCTGTGCCACAGCTTGAAGTTGGATAATTTCTGCACATGGGCAGTGAGTGCAGCTGGGCTTAGGCTTTGTGCTTTAGCTTGGCCAAAACTATATAGACCCTGCTTAACAGTTCCTTGGAGGAGCGTCTCCTTGGAATCCTGACATTTCACCAAACACTTGTTAGGATGAAATTCAAGCCATACATTATTATCACAAACGAATTGATGAACACTTAAAAGATTCTTCGTGAGTTCAGGAACGTGTAGCAATTTGTTTAGCATAAAAACGTGCTTTGAAGAAAATGGTTTTAAAACGGAACTTCCAACATTAGATATTTGTAAGGCATTACCATCACCCACAATTACTTGCTCATTGCCATTGTAGCATGTAAATTCAGAGAAGTTGCTTCTGTCAGGAGTCATGT is a window encoding:
- the LOC107637110 gene encoding uncharacterized protein LOC107637110 — encoded protein: MTSNLKLTSTDGVPFEHVSLYRSVVGSLQYLTVTRPEIAFCVNKVCQFMQAPLDKHWKAVKRILRYLQGTRTMGLHLRKATELILTGYTDSDWASDIEDRKSTAGYCVMFGPNPVSWCSKKQAAVSRSSTEAEYRGIANVVAELLWIRNLLGEIHILVPTPKVYCDNAGVVLMSANPVLHSRSKHFEIDLHLVRDHVAKGRVQIHHIPGDAQIADVMTKAVSSSWFATFRSKLKIEQPQSLSLRGNDRIIEQNNRSLLESLSN